ACGTGTCCTCCCCACAAGACCTCCAATGccaattttacaggtggggaaattgaggcacgggGCTTGTGACTCACTGGAAGCTGCCTAGGGAgtttagcagagctgggaactgaagccagatctcctgggtccctGGCACAGGGCTTCAAATGcacacccctccttcctctgTGGAATTCAGggacacccccaccaccacctctgcagctgaagAGAAGCTTGTAATTAACCCCTTAGACTTACATTGAtctgccccagctgggatgggtgggtgggtgtgagagagagagagaaaaatatcacTGTGGTTGTGTGAGTGGAACATGCTCCTGTGTGAACAGAGCTAACTGGGCCCAGGCTGTGCTATTTGGGAGGGTGGGGATAGCAATAGCATTGCCTAGTGGATGGAGGAGGCTGGGATGAGACCCCACGTGTCAGAGCAGCTGGAGAATGTGGGTGAACTGCAGGGATGCAATGTAGGCTGAATAGCAGGAGCCCGTGGCCCGAGAGCAGCTGGAAGGAGTGGTAACGCAGGTGTGCAAGAGGTAATGATCCTGCACAGGCTGGGAGAGGAGCTAGCTGTGACTCCATGACACTCCCACGTCTCGTCACCTGAGATCAGCAGCATCAGACCTCAGGCCTTGTGATGAGGTCACCACTGTCCGCCTGTGCAGGAACCTTATCGCTCCATGGCTGCTGCAATTGTAACAGAGCCCTGGCCCTATCTCAGTGGTAAGCGCCACAAGACTAGCCTGTTCCTCCGTCCTGAGCTGGCCTGCGGGTAGCCAGGCAGGGCCATCGACCCACTGCACCACCTCCTGCAGCCTGAGGCCAAGATTTCTAAAGGCAATTAGTGATTGTAGGGGTCCAAGTTCAGATTCCTTACAagggctgagcacctgcccttTGAGAACTGGGGGGTCCCCCAAATCACTAATCCCTCCCTGAAATCGAGGCCTTAAACCTGAGCTGGCTGTAGCCACCACATCCCACCCCCTGTGACAGCACTGAGAACTTACTGACTTGTGACAGGCGCCAGCTGGGTGCAAAGGAGACGGAGCTTCTCTCTAAGCTACTGCTAGATGAGTAGAGCAGTGACTTGGTGCAGCCAAGCGATTGCTTAGAGTATAAAGCTGTTCAGGCAGagaccgtctttttgttctgtatgtacagctcctagcacagtgggagaCTGGATGGTGACtggggctgctaggtgctactgcagtgcAAATCAGTGGGTTCTGGGTCTGCCTGAGGACTGCAGGAGGGGACCCTgtgttccccctcccaccagcccaGGATGCAGAGTGAAGTTCTTCCTCCTCACACCTGGCTTTCAGCGCATTGGAGAGCCGGATCCCATCAGCCGCTCCACAGATCTGGATGAGGTCACTGCGGGAAAGCTTCAGCAGGTCGGCTCctgcaaagagagagacagacagtgtgGCTGGCACGATCATCCCAGTGCAGCGCTAAATCCCAGGGTGAAGCAGTTCATAGGCAGGGGCCGGATGTGCCATGCTGCAGGTCCCTGTCTGGGGAAGGAAAGCATCTTCCTGGGTGGGACTGAGCCGAGCAGGACTCCTGTCTGTTTCAAACCCTCCCCTGACTCCCCGTAGAGGAAGGTTAGGTCAGCAGGGGATGAAGGCAGCCATCTCTGTACCAGAGCAATGACTCTAGCAGCATGGACCTGTtcagagcaggctgctcctccagcccctggcTCAGCTGGGTTCTTCAGACAAGGCCAAAGCCCAGCTGGCAGAGCTGGTACCAGTCACGGGGCCCATGTCCCTTTGTAAGTGGAGGCTGCTGTTCTGGGGGTGACAATGGTAGGTCCCCAGGGGCACAGACAGATGTGACTTCTGACCCCCAACCTCTCCATCATCCAAGCCACCCGGAGTTTATCAATGCGTCTCAGCACTTCTCCAGAGCACAGAGATGTATTTGTCTTGTGAGCATCCCCTTAGGACTGGGACAGAGCCACGCAAGGCTGAGCCTGGCCCAGAACCCAGCATCCCACCACGGCCCCCAAACTTCTCCCTAGTTTCATGGGCTCAGGAAGTGAGACGGCCTCACCTGTGAAATTAGCCAACATCCTGCAGTAACCGGAGAAGCGATTCttgtgcagccactgctgggtTTCCAGGATGGAGGCACAGGGACTGAGAGCCTGGAACAGACAGATGGAGAGGGGAGTGTTTGGAGTGAcagctgggctgagaccccaATCATGAGTTTTGTACATACTCAGCAAGCCTCAGCCCAGCACTCACCTAGGTCCCCTGGACCTAGTGGAGTGACCATGAGAGCTAGCTGGACGCCTGTGCAAAGACAGCCGCCAGGCGTGGCTCCAGGTGCAGTGATGCTGGTAACTCCCAGGAACCTGAACACCTTCAGTGTCTGTCCCACCTGGGCCCAGACCTCCAGGCCATGTCCTAGTACTAAATGCTGCAGTGTCCCAACCCAGGCGTGAGATCTAACCTCTGCAGGAATCCCACCGTCATGCCAGGTAGTTGTGCCCTGCAATCTCTTGCCAGCCACTGTCTCATCAAGGTATTGGGCAGGTTTAGTAAAAACCCCAGTGCATCCACGGATGGCTGAAGCTTGGTTACCTCCGCAGCTTATTCCGGTAGCAGGACTAGGGTGGTCCCTGTGTGGCACAGGGGTTAGAACAGGAGCAAAGGGCCCTGAGTTCCGTTCCCAAGCGGCAGGGGAGCGCGATCAGGGCATGAGAGCGGGAGcagggagtcaggattcctgagttCTGCACTGGGCTCCGGGAGGGGATGTGCGATCGCGGGTTAGAGCTGGTtcatgggagtcaggactcctgggttctgcacTGGGCTTTGGGAGGGGACATGCGATTAGAGGCCTAGAGGGGTtcatgggagtcaggactcctgggttctgtgcaggGCTCTGGGCAGAGATGTGCAATCTGGGGGTTAGAGAAGgagcagggagtcaggactcctgggttctgcactgggctctgggagggaacaTGCAATCAGGGGCCTAGAGGGGATtcatgggagtcaggactcctgggttctgcacTGGGCTCCAGGAGCGGATGTAAAGTGGAGGGCTAGAGGGGGTTCATggaagtcaggattcctgggttctgcgCTGGGTTTTACCCCAGCCTTGCTGCAGGGCATCGGctcaagtcacttagtctctctgcctcagtttgctCTCGGGCAAGGTGGGTGCAATAACACCCACCCTGCAGCATGCAGAGACTCGCTTGATAAGCAAGTGCTTTGAGTTCCTCCACCCGCCCGCTGGGAAGGGAATGATGGTTCCTCTGTTACATGCAAGGCCGAGGTCCCCTCCTGCCACCAGAGGGCAGCTGGCCATGGcacagggtgggggtggcagaGTGGAAGAAAAGCAGAATGAGGGAAAGGGGAGGGCCGGGCAGGTTCTTACCTCGTCCGTGTTCTCTGCTGGGCAGTCTGAGGGGCAGCTGGGCGAGGAACAACCCCTGCGAGGGAGAAGGGAGATGGTTATCCTGCAGCAGGCAGCGCAGGAGGGTGGGGGTAATCAGAGCAGAGGGTCCTTGCAGCTTACCTTTCAGGGGGCAGAAGTTTGAAGGCATGAGGCGAGGGGAGCCCGGGGGTGGCTGGGGGGCTCTGAGGGCTGCTGGAAGCTTCTGGCCAGGGGCCGcactggaagcagaggggagaggatttgatagtttccccatctctagcaGTGCTGTGCTTTGCGTGCAGCTCCCCCcttaatgcagccacctctagggtggagGGTGAGCCCTAGTCACCACCCTcgcccaccaccacctcccaccCTGCCTGTCTGTGTTGGGGGTTATATGAGTGCGCACTTCCCAGCCAGGGGAGtcggaaccctaaacctagggcagggcgccctaccataggaaccctaaccctagggtggggcaaactacccataggaaccctaaccctagctccaagtgccctacccttaggaactctaaccctagggcgggaagccctacccataggaaccctaaccctagctccaagtgccctatacTTAGGGGACACACCTTTGGTTATCTTCCTGCCCCATTGAGAGCACAGCACCGATCCTGCCCCTTTAAAGGTCAAGGCCCGCCCAGCTCTGCCCTACCCAGGAACGCTGCACTGCCACACCCCACAGCTGGGCTGCCGTGGGGGGCCCAAGGTACGGCTAGAAACTCTGTGCCAACAAGGCTGGTGCCCCTCTCAGCTGCCCCGGGGCTGTGGGGTTGCCTCATGCCTGCCACAAACCCACCTCTGCCAGCACTGTGCTCTCATAGGAAGGCtggtatttttctctctcctgcggTGACTGTTTCTCAATTTTCTCCCGGTCAGTTTTTTGTTTCCTGTCCGCTCCCttgggctgaaaaaaaaaaattcccctgaTTCCAACTGGCCCCAGGAAGTGCAGACCCTCCCCCAGACTCGGCCAGCAAGATAGGGTCCTCTGAAAGTCCCCAGCACCCTCTACCTCTCTGCAGCCATCAATCTTCGCAAAGGATCTTAGTACTGCTATCTGCATTTTggtgatggggaaactgaggcagagcagggcagtcacccagcaggtctgggtcagagctgggaataaaaccccagCGGGCTGAGTCCCACTCTGGGGTCTTAATCACTGTACCACACTGCCTCCCATGTGGTAGTGATGGCAAAATATAAATCTCTGAACGGGGTTGCTAGCACCCCTCTGGTGTCTTCGAATCTAGCCCTtggagcacccccccccccccacacacacacacacacagctcctctgCTGGGCCTCCTGACAGACAACTTGTGTGTTGCTTACACCAGCCTGCCAAGCTGAGGCGGGGGGGACAGAGTTGACCTCGAAGACAAAAGTCGGGGGGAGCGTGGGAGAGCTGAGGCCTGCACTGCTCCCCATCCTGTGGAAGCTCAGGCCTGGCTGTGGGAAGCTACTGCCGGTGGGGGCAGAGCCGGAGCAGTGACAGAAAGGAGGGAGCAGCATTTAGTGGCTACAGcagggcaggactcctgggttctcttcggGACTGCGAGGCCGTggacccagggcagggctgggccatcTAGTGGCTGTATCGGAGGATGATGCGTTGGACTCGGGTTCCATGTCCCCGGCTTGATCCCAGGGTGCCAGacccctgcccttgaggactgtTACCGTGACTGTCTGTTTTAATGCTGCTTCCGCCcggcctccccccagcccaggcagcaggGGACGTTAGGGAAAGCCAGAGAGGGTGCCCAGTCCATGCCTGGGGCAAGGCGGCGCTGGCACCTTGAACACTTTGACGAGGCAGCTGGCCGAGTGCAGGTGATCCACATGCTCGCCCTTCTCGTTGGCCTTGTAGGTGTCGATCTGGATGCGGAAGGGGACGCCCTTCTCACCCCCGTTCTTGCGCAGCGTGAACTCGGTGCTGATGCAGTGAACCTgccgggaggggaggggtgagagTGGCCCCCTGGCTCCCGCCCCCCAGTCCGCGGTCTACCTTTCCACCCTCCCGGTGCTCTGACCTGCATGAAGACGGACGTCCTCTTGGTGGGGTCCCAGAGGAACTCCACCGTGTTCAGCAGGGTGGGATGGATATGCGGCTCCAGCACCCCGACAGACATGGGGATGTCTACAAACAGGGCACAGAGGAATCAGGCAGGATCGGAGCCAGAGAGACGTGTATGTGGGGCAGCAGGTGCCCAGACACCACAGGGATGGACATGATGGAGGAACCCAGGTGGAATAGAAGGGGTTGAAGGATCCAGTGCCCGTGAGCCTCTGCCTAGCCACCTGCTGGCTATGGTCTCGGAGCTCTCACCCCTCCCATGAAACTGGATCACAAAGCCCTTCTATGCCATAGCAAATTCAGCTTCCCAGCCCCAGGGGTAGGCAGCTGTTCTGAAAGTGAGGCCGAGAGAATGACCAGCCCAAGGTCCTCAAGCAGGGGCTAGGACCCAGCAGTCCCAGtgcctgctctgaccactagaccaggCTTCCTCCCAAAGGTGAGAATACGATCCTGGAGTCCAGGCTCACAGTCCTGTCCTGTAAGCACTTTATGGACTCAAATCTTCACAGGTGGCCCAGCTCCCGGTATCTGCAGGAGCTGCGCCCGCGTAGGCTGTGCTGAATTGAATCAGCTCTCCAGTGCCCCCAGTTCCTTTAGCCTGGTTCCCAGCCCTCTGTTCTcatcctctgcttccttcccccagCGCCTCTGCGTGGAGTGGTGGAGCTGGCCCAGACCCAGCAAGGGGGAGCCTGGGGTTCCCCCAGAACTCTCAGCTGAttgccagggctgggatggcattTCTGGGGTGCCAGGACCAGTAAGTGGCATGATGGAGGTGAGAGAGCACAGGAATAGGATCATGCCCAGCCTGCTTAGCACAGAGGCCCAGCTTGgattcctcctgccccaagtcCCCTCTGCGCAGAGTCTGGTTCTGGTTCCTCTCGGCTCTGACCCAGGgacccctgccctccctgctTTGCCCACATCAGAGGCTGCATTGCTCTTGAGGGCTTCCTTGCCCACATGGATGGGATTCTAACTACGAGCTGGCTGGGCTGCAGATGCCAGGAGCGAGGGGCACCATGCTTAGTGTGTGAGATAGATATTAGGGATGTGAACCCGGGGGCAGCCAGACTCACCGATGTCCAGGATGCGGTCGCCGGGGCGGTTCCACCTCCATCCCTCCAGCTGCTGGTGCTCCGTGTACTGCAGGCGCCGGTCGTGAAACACCACCCTGGCCACGCTCTGCGGGAGAGAGGGGCATCAGGTGCTGTCACAGGCCGTGACTCAGCCGGGCTCCGTGGCCAGGAGCAGATGGGCGATGGAGCCATGTCAGCCGGGGAGGGAAAGGTCATGTCATGCAGCAGGGGTAGTCTGGGCACTAACAGCGCAggccccactctctgcccccctcaCCTTCAGCAGCTTCCGGCACTCGGAGAAGTCACCCAGCTTGGGGTTGCACAGCATCCGGATCTCGTAGGACTGGCCTGGAAGAGATGGCAGGGCCCTCGGTGTGAGACCCGGGCAGAGGCTCCCCAGGAGTTCTCTGTTCCCTGCTGTGGGCAGCCGGACCACTGCTGGCCTCTGGGCTTACCCTCTTCGGCttggctgggtgggagctgatGCGATCACAGCGTGAGCATGTGCAGAGACCCCCTCCGCCCAGGGCATGGCCCACCTGGCTCACCTTGGTTGAGGTAGGTGAGGGTCTCCTCGTGCTGTTTGATGGCGGGCGAGGTGGGGGTGCAGAGCACGTATTGGAAGGCCGGGCAGTGCAGCTCGGCCGACGTAGAGATGTTGTTCTGCTCCTCCTGCTTCAGGAAGGGCAGCGCCAGGGActccctgtggcagagcagagcacaCAGCGGTGGGAGCGGCTTCCCCTGTGCGCGCCCCCTCCCCGCAGCCTTCCCAGCATgttggaaggagaggaggagcgtataattctcctctcacccttcctccccagcccctaGTGTcctgagcacaggcctgggagccaCCTCATCCCAGCTCCTACCACTGGGACCTAGGCacatccctccccctctcctgagcctcagtttcccctcagaaGCATTATCCTGACCCATCTGCTAGTGCTTAGCCCTGAAGGGGGGTGGGCCCCCAGGGATTATTTCAGGttaggaggaaggggagggaatatTTCTGCTGAGTAGCAAGAAAATGCCCCGGACCCTGGAATCGTCTCACGGGGGTGGAAGCCCGTTGGCCCTGGGGACACCTAGACCGGACAGCACAGGTGGAAACACAAGCGGGAAGGATCCTGCCCTGACTTCGGGAAGGTGGCTGGAGCCCAGTGGGGGCTGTTCTGGCTCTagtccctgcctcccagggctggTTGTGAGTGTTGGGAAGGCGCCAGCATTAATCCTGGTGGGGCTCTTGTCTGCCAGCTCCTGGCTGAACGCAGTGTAGAGGTTTATTGGGGGTGGTGCTGCCAGCCTGGCCTTTTAGCTCCAGCAGCAGAAGCATGTGCTGTGAGCTCCAGGGACCCCACGTTCAGTCCCTGCCAAGGGCCTGCTGGTGTGGGGAGATTCAATCAGACCAGCCGTGTCTCCCCATGCTGTGTGTTGATCACAAGTGACACAGCTTGGGCAGCCCTTGGCAATCCATCGTCATCACGAGCCAGCCAGAAAGGTCCTTCATGcttggggtttaaaaaaaaaaaatcctcatttttGACAAAGGGTGGGGAACAGACCAAAACCAAATGCCTTTCTCCCGTCCAGAGCTTGGAGCCTGTGAACTGCTTTGTCAGACACACGAAGAGAAGCGCCTGGGTCTTTTCCGAACACTCACTGAAGGGCCTCTCTCTCATACAGAGGGTACTGAAATGGGATAATCCCCTCTCCTCGCTCACTTGCATTTCTGCAGTTTGCAGGAGAGCCCCTGCCGCCTCTCACATGTGTCCATTTCACATACATGTACGCCTTCAGCTAGCACAGAACAGGATCTCCAAGCCCAAGCAAAAATTgatattcctgttttacagaaggtggaaactgaggcacagaggcagcGAGGGTTGGGGAGCAATTTGGGGAATATGAAAAAACCACTTACCTGAGCAGATTGCCACCGGAGCAGGGGTACatctcccctggccctggccaGTAGTGCTCGGGCTGGCTGTGCCAGAACAGCATGGTGAGGGCGTGAGGCTGGACAGAAAAGTCCCCAGATCTGACCAAGGGGTGCTGTCAGGTGGCTGTTGTCCAGAGAGGCAGCTCCTGGCACCTGCCTTTATGCTCCCAGGCTCCCCAGGTGGGTGTGTGCAGGGAGACATGCTGAAGGATTGGCCAGCGTCCATCTGGCTCTGAGCAGCTGGACAcaccctgggtggggggaaggatggaagctggagccgTTTCACGGCAGCTGCCCTCATCTGTGTTATAGGAGGTGGGCGGTCATGGCTAGGACATGAGCGGGCAAAGCGCCTCGTGCTGGAGCCACGAGCCAGAGATGGGTTCCTGCCCCTCGCGCTTAACCAAGAGCTGTGgtaggaggcagcagggaccTGGCACAAACAGCAAAAACAAGCTCAGAAAACCATAGCCACGTCCAGCTGTCCCTGGGGAGCTGGGCCAGAAGGCTTCACCTTATAGCAGGCATTGCCTGAGTAACCC
This is a stretch of genomic DNA from Chelonoidis abingdonii isolate Lonesome George chromosome 21, CheloAbing_2.0, whole genome shotgun sequence. It encodes these proteins:
- the LOC116831393 gene encoding transcription factor CP2-like protein 1 isoform X1, with translation MLFWHSQPEHYWPGPGEMYPCSGGNLLRESLALPFLKQEEQNNISTSAELHCPAFQYVLCTPTSPAIKQHEETLTYLNQGQSYEIRMLCNPKLGDFSECRKLLKSVARVVFHDRRLQYTEHQQLEGWRWNRPGDRILDIDIPMSVGVLEPHIHPTLLNTVEFLWDPTKRTSVFMQVHCISTEFTLRKNGGEKGVPFRIQIDTYKANEKGEHVDHLHSASCLVKVFKPKGADRKQKTDREKIEKQSPQEREKYQPSYESTVLAECGPWPEASSSPQSPPATPGLPSPHAFKLLPPERGCSSPSCPSDCPAENTDEALSPCASILETQQWLHKNRFSGYCRMLANFTGADLLKLSRSDLIQICGAADGIRLSNALKARCVRPRLTLYMSREPQANGRHTPEDSPPATYQEVYLEELTATELTSKLAELLSLPANQIQQVSKQGPTGIHILISDLMVRNLPDESCFIAAVTKVQAPEGYHLILR
- the LOC116831393 gene encoding transcription factor CP2-like protein 1 isoform X2 → MLFWHSQPEHYWPGPGEMYPCSGGNLLRESLALPFLKQEEQNNISTSAELHCPAFQYVLCTPTSPAIKQHEETLTYLNQGQSYEIRMLCNPKLGDFSECRKLLKSVARVVFHDRRLQYTEHQQLEGWRWNRPGDRILDIDIPMSVGVLEPHIHPTLLNTVEFLWDPTKRTSVFMQVHCISTEFTLRKNGGEKGVPFRIQIDTYKANEKGEHVDHLHSASCLVKVFKPKGADRKQKTDREKIEKQSPQEREKYQPSYESTVLAECGPWPEASSSPQSPPATPGLPSPHAFKLLPPERGCSSPSCPSDCPAENTDEALSPCASILETQQWLHKNRFSGYCRMLANFTGADLLKLSRSDLIQICGAADGIRLSNALKARCVRPRLTLYMSREPQANGRHTPEDSPPAAGDPEGPFVARQSSWEGEGNPGTGSLPLWGFLWKPHTKRSIWKNSLPQN